From a single Candidatus Hydrogenedentota bacterium genomic region:
- a CDS encoding type IV pilus twitching motility protein PilT, whose amino-acid sequence MAEIDKYLQMMVEHGASDLHYCTGCKPIFRKDGSIIRLREDEIDAQRAKTVIYEIMPPRNEKEFNETNDTDFAYEVPGVARYRVNVFRDHKGIGAVLRVIPSQILTMEQLKLPESVRKFCVLNKGLVLVTGPTGSGKSTTLAAMIDHINKTRTDHIITIEDPIEFVHPNQRCLVNQREVHAHTMSFKSALRAALREDPDIVLVGEMRDLETTRIALETAETGHLVFGTLHTTTAIGTIDRLIDQFPADEQQQIRTMLASTLKGVVAQNLLKKKGGGRVAAIEVLVVNAAVGMLIRESKIPQIMSIMQTGKKEGMTILNQELARLVKEDLVDPDEAYRKAVDKADLLKQFETNNIRFDAPEE is encoded by the coding sequence ATGGCTGAAATAGACAAATATCTGCAAATGATGGTGGAGCACGGCGCATCGGATTTGCATTATTGCACGGGATGCAAGCCGATTTTCCGCAAGGACGGTTCAATCATCCGCCTACGCGAGGATGAGATTGACGCCCAGCGCGCCAAGACGGTTATTTACGAGATCATGCCCCCGCGCAACGAAAAAGAATTCAACGAGACAAACGACACCGATTTCGCCTATGAGGTGCCGGGCGTGGCTCGCTATCGCGTGAACGTTTTCCGGGATCACAAGGGGATTGGCGCGGTGCTGCGCGTTATTCCCTCGCAAATCCTTACGATGGAACAACTCAAACTGCCGGAGTCGGTTCGAAAGTTTTGCGTGCTAAACAAAGGTTTGGTCCTTGTGACGGGGCCGACAGGCAGCGGAAAATCAACGACCCTTGCGGCCATGATCGATCACATTAACAAAACGCGAACCGATCACATCATCACAATCGAAGATCCGATTGAGTTTGTCCATCCGAACCAGCGCTGCCTTGTGAACCAGCGCGAAGTCCATGCACATACGATGAGTTTCAAGAGCGCGTTGCGCGCGGCGCTGCGCGAAGATCCGGATATCGTGCTCGTGGGCGAGATGCGCGATCTCGAAACGACGCGCATTGCGCTCGAAACCGCTGAAACGGGCCATCTGGTCTTCGGAACCCTTCACACCACCACGGCCATTGGCACCATTGACCGTTTGATCGATCAATTTCCCGCCGACGAGCAGCAGCAGATTCGAACCATGCTCGCGTCCACGTTGAAAGGTGTCGTTGCGCAAAATCTGCTCAAGAAGAAGGGAGGCGGACGCGTCGCGGCCATCGAGGTGTTGGTCGTGAATGCCGCTGTCGGCATGCTGATCCGCGAATCCAAGATACCGCAGATCATGAGCATCATGCAGACCGGCAAAAAAGAGGGAATGACCATCCTGAACCAGGAACTGGCCCGGCTGGTCAAGGAGGATTTGGTCGATCCGGACGAGGCGTATCGCAAGGCGGTGGACAAGGCCGACTTGTTAAAACAGTTTGAAACGAACAACATCCGCTTCGATGCGCCGGAGGAGTAG